The genomic stretch ACTGCCGCCCATCTGCACCGCTGTGCCCTCGCGGCCCGCGCTGCCGCCGAACAGGTGCGTCAGCACCGTCCCCACCAGCACCATGGGCGCCATGCGCACCGGCACCTGGGCGTCGCTCGCGTGCACTGTGTCCAGCACCAGGTTGTTGCCCCCGCGAATGGGCCCACCCCACTTCCCGTACACCGCCCCCAGCACCAGCCCCGCCACCGGCAGCGCGTACACCAGCCACGGGTGCCCTTCCCGGGAGTGTGTCGCTTCGTCCAGCAGGTACAAAAAGACCGCGGACGCCACGCCGCAGACGACGCCCACCAGCCCACCCAGGAGCAGCCACTGCATCAGCGCTCTCGTGCCACGGGAAAGATTCACGTGAAACACTCCGGACCTGGGTGAAACATGATGAAACACCGCGTCAAAGGCTTGCTCGCGTCATTCTTACGACATCGTTTCAAACACGGGTGAGGTCATGCCAACACCAGCATTTCTGGCATGGTGCGTTATCCTTGTTTAAAGGTGATTTGCGAATCGACGCCATGTAGCCTCCGCGCTCCCCCAACAACCCCCCAGTGGGAATCCAAAGGAGCGGGGCATGTCTTTCCGTCACAGCGGGATGTCCGTCGTCGCCATGTGCGCGGCCTTCACGGTCGGTGGTAGCGCGATGGCGAGCACCCTCAACCAGAACACGTCGTGGACCATCGACCAGCCGTCGACGTCGACGAAGTACCGCGTGGTGGCTTACGGCGACTCCATCTACGCCGGCTACAACGGTTCCGTCTTCTTCTGGAACGTGGCCCGCCGCGCGGCGCCGGTGGTGCAGGGCGAGGACCTGGCGCGGAAGTGGAACGCGGACGTGGAGGTCATCCGCCGCACCAAGTCCGGCGCGAAGGCGGACGACATCTACAACAACAAGATTGTCTCTGAGCGCTCGTACATGCAGGCGGCCAACACCCGCGTCGTCATGTTCGAGATGTGTGGCAACGACTACCTCCAGGCGCGCAGCGCCTTCTCTGGGCAGACGGGCACCTGTAACTACTCCGGCCTGGAGTCCGCCCTGGCGACCTGCACCACGTACATGGAGCGGGCGATGCAGACCATCAACCAGTACGCGCCCGCCACCGCGACCAAGATCATCTCCAACATCTACTACCCGGGCTTCAACGCGGACAACGTGAACACCCAATGCCGGGACTCCGCCACGGGCCAGGTGGTGAACAAGCGGGAGAAGTTCCTGCCGCTGCTGGCGAGGAGCAACTGGCGTGCGTGCAGCCTGGCGGCTCGTCACGGCTTCAAGTGCGCGGACTCGTTCGCGGAGTACATGGCCGCGGATTATGACTCCAACGGCGATGGCAAGGTGGACTCCGAGGCCATTCGCTACATCGAGGGCGAGTCCGAGGCGGCGTACGTCCAGCGCATCTCCGTCACGCTGCGCTCCACGCTGCGCGACTCCAACACGCACTTCGTCAACGCGAGCACCAGCTACGACTACCTCCAGTCTGACGACACCCACCCGACCTACACCGGTGGCACCATCTCCAGCTCTGGCGGCACCGGCGCGCTGCCCGCCGACACCTCGACCTGGAACAAGACTGGCCACGACCGCATGGGCTGGGAGAGCGCGAAGTTCAACCCCACGCCGTAGTCGCTGCGACCGCGCTCACGCCTCGGGTGTGGGCGCGGTGCTTGGGCCTCCGGTTGCCTTCGGGAACCGGGGGCCTTGTCGTTTCCAGCGCCTGGCGCGCACGTCACATCATGAAGCGCGCGCCGATCAACCCCAGGGTGCCGACGTAGTAGACGAGCCAGCAGAACCACTCCGCCGCACGCCGCACGCCGCGCGCCCAGGCTGGCAGAAGCCACGCAGCCAGGAGCGACGCGCCCTCCGCGACGACGCGCCAGAAGCAGGCGAAGAGCAGCAGGCACAACGAGATGGGCGCGTAGTACCGGCCGAACGAACGCAGGTACGCGTCCAATCCGTACATCCTGTACTCACCCAGCGCGCCTCCAAACGAGATGACCTGGTACGAGTAGAAGAGGATGGCCGTGGGCACCAGCGGGAAGAACACGAACTTCACCAGCAGGTGGTACCAGCGCCGGCGCCACAGGGCATGGCGCGCCTGGGCGTAACGAACCAGCGTGTGGGATTGCGCGGCGCCCAGGGCTCCGTGCTGGCCCAGCGCGTTCAGCAGGGGCAGTGCGTCCTCCACCTCCAGCGCGTGGCTGAAAGCGCGGCCTGACCGCATCCGCAGCGCCAGGCCGGGGCCCGGGAGCGGCAGCCGCCAGGGGCGCACCGCGGCCACGGCTTCGAAGGGAATCTCCATCCGGGCGCCGCCGCGCAGCGTCAGGGTCCACTGGTGGGTGTCCACGCCCACGGTGGCCCGGCGGCTGCGGCGCAGCGCGGAGACGAACGCGAGCGGTAGCACGACTCGCAGCACCAGCCCGATGGCGATGGGCACGGGCTGCATCCGCTGGGTCCCTTCGGAAATTTCCATCCAGAGCTGCGCGGTGAAGTGGAGCAGGGCGCCCAGCGCGGCGAGCTGCGTCACCACCGCGAGCCCTCGCAGCCCGGGTGTCCAGGCGTGCACCGCGAAGCGAGCGGGCTCGGGCGTGGTGGCGGGTGGCGTGCCGCCAGGGGCATCGGTGACGAGAATGGACGAAGAGCTCATGAGGGTGAGCGGAAGGCGCTGTGTTTGCCTCGGAGGGAGTGGCTCCGTAGCATACGCAGCCCGGAGGTCTTCGCGCGAACATGAGGCCGCAGTCCCCTGCACCAAAGCGTCGCGTTGACAGCGACGGCGTCACGCACATCACGCCCGCTCGAACGGGGAAGGGTCTGGGCGCGTGGCTCGTGGGCGGCGCGTGTGTCTTCACGCTCGCGTGCATTGGCTTGAGTGTCTGGTGGGGCTCGACCGACATCGAGGTGGAAGCGCCGCCGCTCGCGGAGATGCCGCTGCCCCTTCCGTCTCCCACGCCCGAGGTGCGTGCCCGCGCGCCGCGGACACGACCGCCTCCCGTCACGGCTTCAGCTCCACAGCCTGGCCCCGAGCCTGTTCCCGAACTGGCCACCGATACCGACGTCCAGGAGCCGGCCATGGAATCCGAGCTGACGGGTATGCAGCTCTACCGGCCCGGGACGAAGCCCATCAAGAGGGGCCTCGTCGTCCCCGACGACTTCGAGCTGCCGCCCGGATACGTGCGTCATTTCCAGTACAAGGACTCGGGCGAGCTCGTGTCGGCCGTGCTGATGTTCCACCCCGACCATCAGCCCGTGGATGCGAACGGGCAGCCGGTTCCCAAGCCCGCAGACGGGCTGGTGCCCGAGGAGCTGGCCCCTCCGGGAATGCCTATCCAACGGTTGGAGCTGCCCGAGGGCGCGGAGAGTGGGGCGCCCTCGCCGTGACCGGTGTCCAGGTAGGGGTGGGACGCGGGCGGCGCTTGGCTGCGGCGCTGCTCGGTGTCCTGGGGACGACCGTGCTGTTCGCGCTGTTCGGGCGGTTGGAGGCGCGCTGGTTGGTGCTCGGCTGGGTGGCGATGGTGCCCTGGCTCGCGGCGCTGGACCGGGCTCGCTCGGCGCGTGAGGCGCTGGGCCTGGGCGTTCTGCTCAGCGTGGCGTTCACCGCCGCCGTCTTTCATTGGTTCCCCGGCGCGCTCCAGGCGTACTCACGGGCGCCCACGGTGGTGGGTTGGGCGCTGTTCCTGCTGGTGGCGCCGCTGCTCCAGCTCCAGTTCCCCGCCGCCGCGCTGGCCCGGTACGCGGCGCGGCGTCTGGCGCGGGAGGGGCAGGGCTGGTTGCCGCCCCTGGTGGGGACGCTCGCGTACGTGGGCGTGGAGGGCATCACGCCCAAGCTCTTCGCGGACACGCTGGGGCACGGCCTCTACGCCTCCGAGTGGCAGCGCCAGGGCGCGGACGTCGCGGGTGCGCCTGGGCTCACGCTGGTGCTGCTGCTGGGCAATGAGTGCGTGCTCGCGGCGGTTCGCCGGGCACGGCGGCAGGGTGGGCGTTCCGCCTGGGGGCCCATGGCGGGGCTCGCGGCGCTGGTGCTTGTGTTGTCGGGGTATGGCGCCTTCCGGCATGCACAGGTGCGCGAGGCAACCCGGCGTGAGGGCGGGCTGGTGGTGGGCGCGGTGCAGGCGAACATCACCCGC from Myxococcus xanthus encodes the following:
- a CDS encoding SGNH/GDSL hydrolase family protein, whose protein sequence is MSFRHSGMSVVAMCAAFTVGGSAMASTLNQNTSWTIDQPSTSTKYRVVAYGDSIYAGYNGSVFFWNVARRAAPVVQGEDLARKWNADVEVIRRTKSGAKADDIYNNKIVSERSYMQAANTRVVMFEMCGNDYLQARSAFSGQTGTCNYSGLESALATCTTYMERAMQTINQYAPATATKIISNIYYPGFNADNVNTQCRDSATGQVVNKREKFLPLLARSNWRACSLAARHGFKCADSFAEYMAADYDSNGDGKVDSEAIRYIEGESEAAYVQRISVTLRSTLRDSNTHFVNASTSYDYLQSDDTHPTYTGGTISSSGGTGALPADTSTWNKTGHDRMGWESAKFNPTP